In Helianthus annuus mitochondrion, complete genome, the following are encoded in one genomic region:
- the rps13 gene encoding ribosomal protein L13: protein MLYISGARSVADEQVRIASTKIDGIGPKKAILVRYRLGISGNIKIKELTKYQIDQIEQMIGQDHVVHWELKRGERADIERLISISCYRGIRHQDGSPLRGQRTHTNARTCRKQIRK from the coding sequence ATGTTATATATTTCAGGAGCTAGATCAGTTGCCGATGAACAAGTAAGAATTGCCTCAACAAAAATAGATGGAATTGGGCCTAAAAAAGCCATTCTGGTTCGTTATCGATTAGGTATCAGTGGGAACATAAAGATAAAAGAATTAACTAAGTATCAGATCGACCAAATTGAACAAATGATAGGTCAAGATCATGTTGTTCATTGGGAATTGAAGAGGGGAGAACGAGCAGACATCGAACGATTAATTTCTATTTCTTGTTATCGTGGAATTCGTCATCAAGATGGATCACCCTTACGCGGTCAACGAACTCATACTAATGCTAGGACTTGTCGCAAGCAAATTCGGAAATGA